Below is a genomic region from Candidatus Binatus sp..
GACGGATGCACCGCGGACTCGCATACCAATATCCACAAAGGCGCCACGACGGCCGGCAATTACAGTTGGAGCGGCGGCCTACATACGCGCGGTCAATCTTCGGGAGAACCGGGCGGAGTTTGGGGTACCCTGATCAACAGCGCACTTAGCCCGGCCGAAGTTCAGCCGTAAGACGGAATGGCATCACGCTGGACAAGGACTATGGCAGCGCGTTTCGCGGCTTTTCAAATCGCATCCATTTCGATCGTGGCACCGGGCCTTCAACACCGACGGCGGCCAGGTGTTTCTGATCGGCGGGAGCTTCGTGCACTGAGGCTGCTATTCCTGCTGAGGGCAAAATTTCCGGACGCGTCGCGACGCCGGCTCGCTGCCTTCTCGAATCGATAAGGCTGAACGGGTTGGCAAAGCCTGCCAACCTGTTCGAGCCTCACTGCGAACGTCAGACGATTTGCCCGGCGCGCGCGTCGGTGTAGCTGCCCGCATCCACCACGACTTCGCCGTTCACTATCACCTTGTCGATACCGCGGGCGTGGCGGATATAACGATTCCCGCCGCCGGGGAAATCGCTCACGAAAACTTCGTCGCCGCGCGATATTTTGTTCCGATCGAACAGCACCAGGTCGGCGGCGGCGCCAACCGCAATTCGGCCGCGATTCCTGATACCCCAAGCGTCCGCCACCTCGGCAGTGATGCGATGCACCGCGCGCTCGATGCTGAATTTTCCGAACTGACGCACGAAGCGATCGAAGAGATCGCCGGTGTCGCCGGCGCCGCAGAATTGCGACACGTGCGCGCCCGCGTCCGACGCGCCGATAAGAATCGACGGATGATTCAGGATCTGCGCGACGATATCCAGGTCGGCGTGGATCGCATCGTTGATCTGGAACTCGGTCCTGAGGTCGTCGGCCAGCGCGATATCAAGCATCGCCGCCGGAATCGACTTGCCCTCGGCCTTTGCGATGTCCGCCACCCGCATGCCCTGGTACCTGGCGTTCGACGGATTGTAAATCTCGCCCACGACCGCCATCCGGAAGAGCGGCGTGAATCGCTTCTCGGCGTCGCGCACCAGTTTGTCCCGCGCCGCGGGATCGCCAAACGCCGCGATCCTCTGCGCGATCGGAAGTTCCATCAGCTTCTGCCATGAGGGCAATCCGTATAGCAGGAACGACGTCTCCGACAGGCGGACGTTGATATTGAAGCTGCGCGGCATCGATTGGCCGAACACGTTGGCGCCGCGAGCGCGCTGCTCGTCGAGCTTGTCGAGGTTGCGCTTGTAGAGTTCCGGTGCCTGTGGG
It encodes:
- a CDS encoding amidohydrolase family protein: MSQENLVIRNAQIVDGTGAAPFNGDVAVKGGKIDAIGRIDGSADREIDAKGQVLSPGFIDMHTHYDPQLCWDRLATPSLEHGVTTVIVGNCSLSLAPVHRGDSRKLVRMFGKIEDIKEPTFDAGVPFSWESFGDYLDFIRPGLGINVGAMVGHSALRYYVMGAESQDRVATDTEIARMCELLEAAMAAGAIGMSTSYVDIDEAGRPVPSRLADMREKVALCKAMAKSGRGTLQTVPYFIDPEQQLQNIQELGDLSLASGIFCTIAPIVYSPQAPELYKRNLDKLDEQRARGANVFGQSMPRSFNINVRLSETSFLLYGLPSWQKLMELPIAQRIAAFGDPAARDKLVRDAEKRFTPLFRMAVVGEIYNPSNARYQGMRVADIAKAEGKSIPAAMLDIALADDLRTEFQINDAIHADLDIVAQILNHPSILIGASDAGAHVSQFCGAGDTGDLFDRFVRQFGKFSIERAVHRITAEVADAWGIRNRGRIAVGAAADLVLFDRNKISRGDEVFVSDFPGGGNRYIRHARGIDKVIVNGEVVVDAGSYTDARAGQIV